Genomic window (Grus americana isolate bGruAme1 chromosome 10, bGruAme1.mat, whole genome shotgun sequence):
GGTTAGCTATTGCACTGGAGCAATCAATCTCCATCAAAGCCTGGTCACTTCATCCTAATTGATTTTTACCAATCACTGTTTCTCTTACCGTTTCAAGTGCACAAGAAGAACAGGTGGCAATTtccaaatttctatttttttcaaagaatccCTTCGAGTTTTGCAATGGCTACAGTAAAACCTATTGTTATCAGTGAGCTTTTCCTCTTTGGAGAATAATCTAAGGCATtcctaaaacaaaacacaaacacagatTGTGAAGGGTAGCTGTTTATCAAAGCGTagcaaaaaatgtttgtttcctCTTTGGTTGTCAACCTTCATCAATTATTTGCATGCTATGTttcacaaaaatgaacaaaagtgAGTTAAATCCATGTGTGGAAGTAAATTTTACTGCATATCTTAATTAGCTGCAAGTCCTTCAAAATACACCtacaatattttgtttaaaaacacaaaatatttatactatGACCCACAAAAGCAAATACTATACATGTCTTCTGCTACTGCAGCCTCAATATTTCAATcctgcatgtattttaaaacatttaaggaaatgacctatttttttttaaacttgagaagaattaaaaagtaatgaCTCAGATCTGTCCGTGTTTCAGGTTAGTACAAATTAAGCTGGAACATCAGCCAACCGCTTCAACAAGAGGCTGAGCAGAAGCAACGTCATATTGAAGTcacagagaaacatttttacttCAAGAACCATTTCCCTATAGTGCCACCATACCTGCAGTGTACATTTACTAGTGGATGCAAGCGGTAATGACAAATACATGAAAGCCTCAAAGGTGCGGGACTTCTTGTGACATGTAAGACACTGCACTGTAGATTTGAACTGGCCTTGAAAGAGTGCCACAATAATGGATTCATTTAGCTGTTTGTGTTTGTGCCAGGCTAGTTCTGCTGCTCTGAAGTCATCGAGATGatcattgttttcttccttgtatctttTCCTGTTGTCAGCCTGGATAACAGAAGTTTAAATACCATAGCCATAGAttaacatatataaaaataggaaGTCTCATCTGTCGGCAAGCATGCTATTGAATATTTGCAAGAATATTTAAACGTGACAGTGTAGCCATCCATTTCTTATCTAGTTAGGCTTCTTCCATTACTCCTTTCAGTACCTTACACTGTTTCAAACTAAATTCCTACTTTAATTCTAAATACTCGCATTTCCTTCTATACAAAGTTCCAGTGACATAATTCTTATGAAATAACAgggtctttttaaaatttatttctcttgatCATCTGACAGATGTAAAATTTGTTACAAGTGTATTGCTTACTTTATTTAGGTCTTCATGCAAGCCATCCATTAGAAAGAGAAGCAATTCTTGGGAGTCCTGTTGGCTATATCCTGCAAATTGGTCATTAATCTTCCCAATTGtaattttaaagtcttttgGACTGATATATTTATACTGTCCTGTCCATAAAGCTTTCATTATTACACCAAACTCTTCAGCCACTTCACCTTTATGCCCCAGGAAATTTGATCTATACAAttaaacagacaaaaagaaaatagtaagcctttcaaataacttttttttaaatattatttttattaattcaagACATTATCCcaatttcaaagtaatttctttagaCCAAAGAAAAACTGGCTGTTAGACCAAGTTAAAATTTTTGTCTACTTTGGCACTGTAATTTGGTTCCATATTCAAGACTGGGCTGATAGAAGGCACAGCTGTTTCCAGCTTGTTTTGTAAATTGCTATTTAAATACTCTGGTTTTAGAAGACTCTAGTATACTGATATTTATGAAAGTGGTAACCAGAATTTAGTTAAGACTGTCCAGTAAAACCTATTTTGTCACAcgaattttgaaaatgtcaagaCACTTAGAAGTTAGCATTTGTCTCCTACAAAAAACACACactaagtgcttttttttttaaattaacaattgtaaaggcagatttttttctttcaattataAATTAAAGGATAAGAGTAAGAGATTATTACCTGTTAATATCATCTTGATACaagtttctgttaaaataatcaGCCAGGTGAGGTGCATTGCACAGACACTGTAATATGGAATTCATATAGCAAGTGTTCCCTAGATTACGAAGTCCTGTGAGAGCTGGTCCCGATCCCCCAAACACAGGATTAAGATTCCGAATTTGCGATGCAGAGAGTCTTGAAATTTCTGCTTTAGTGTAACAGACTGgtctgtaaggaagaaattatgttttaggAGTCTCAGACTTGACAAGGCTGCGCACGTAAACCAACAGAACCGCCCTCCCTCACAAGGACTGAAATATTCTGGCACAGGATGTCTCCAAATGCCATTGCTTAAGGTATTCAAAACCAGTCAATGCAGTAGTGAGAAATCCACGTACACTGGTCTATAATGAGGCTGAGTTACAGGCTGCATCAGtagttgttgttttttttaaattcacagaTGAAGAATTGGCTGTAGCTTTAACCtagtttaaaaaccaaaaactccATGTATCACAGCCTGTCAGAAGACTGGCGTTTAATGTTAACACAAATACCACCACTTAAAAAGCAACTATTGTCCAGTTACACCGTGACCTCTGAAATTCATATTAATACATAACAATTACATTAATTCTCAAAAGATAACTGCCCTATACATTGAACCTGTGGCAATGAAATTTAAGTCTATCACTCTTCCATCTTTTCAAACCTACTTAGAAAATATTAATCAGTTGGTTAAACCCAAAGAAAGTCCTATATGCTATTATATTGCATGAATTGTGGTATAACTTGTCAAACATACTTATTGTCACGATTCACTGCAGGAGTTACAggaattcttttcttctcttcctcctgaaTGGCTTGGGTTATATCTGGGGAAGAGTAGGAGCGCTTCAGTTTGGAGTGTTCTCTTTCTCGTTCAACAGTCACCTGTGGCTTGGGTTTATGAGTTGGAGGGGTTGATGGAGGAGTGGATGAAGGAGCCATTTCTGGTGGATACATATGAACAGTATTTGTTGGCGAGTGATAGTAACGAAAGGTTCCAGTGATTGGATCCAgaaacttggagaaaaaaaacaaattgttttaaaaccaaGTAAAAATCCATCATGAACTTACTTACCTATTTTTAAACTACTGTAAGAACATTGGGACGTCAGCAGTCATGAATGGCCTCAATACTTAATGGATTAAATTTACTGGAAGGCACCACTTTCACCAAAACGCATATTAAACAGCAACTGCTTAGTACCAGAAACAGCAGATGAGCTCTCTTAGTTtcattacaaataattttaaagttcaGAAAATAACTGTGTGGAAGTTGAAGGGGGCAACCCCCCCCCCTCAAAAATAGCAAATTATCCAACTTAGAAATAAGTCACAATTGAAATGCATTACAAAACTGCAACTTGATTGTAACATCAGAATAGAAAGTTACCTTTGCCCAACCTGCAGGCAGTCCTGGTATTATTCTTCCCATTTCTTCACTTCGCGCTCTCATTAATGGCTCCCGCTGAGACTAATAAATAAATGGACATGTAAGGCACGTATAGTTACTTATGCAGAGCAGCAAGCTACCTGTGACTTTCCCTATATAGTTACATGATTTAATGCAAAACAGTTCAATAAGAAATCCTTGATTATAGCTGGAAATACAATTTATTGTAATGGTAATACAGTACTACTATTTTGTTTCACTCAATCTAAACAAAACCCATTTGTAGACAtgctccagaaaaaaaggaaacttcagTCTCACAAAGTCTCAATACTCAATTTCCTCCCTAAAGAAGCTACTTTATTAGGAACATGTACTTCTGTTGAACACATACGGATgatcttttctccctttcaaagCATTATGCAAAGGACTATGTGTGAGATGACTAACAAGTGTGGAATGCTTGTTAATGCCATCAGAAACATATGAAGATTTTTAGTGAaagcttcaaatatttttttcagatgaacatgacagaagaaaaaagcaaacaaacagctgtAAACATGGCATAGTCTTTTCTTAAGATGatgactttaaaaattaaatgaggtGGAATTTAACATAATAATCATAAAGCATCTGCACTTGATTAGTTTCGGCTACACACAACACATTGTATTTACTTTAAGTGTTTCAGTATCTTGTTCAGAATCCTCTCTAAGGGGTCCTGGCTTTTGAGCTCCACTGTCTGGTTGTCCTTTAACCCCAGTTTGCTGTAAAAGATTTTGAGAGAAGGCTTTCAATTTTCATCTGGAATGTCAGTAAAGAATGCTGATAAAGCAAAATAGGGAAGAattatatttttggttttggttgttaaATGCATGTGCCACAAAAGTCAGGTATCTACACATCATGTTTACTCTTCCTGGTCTATACTACAGGCAATTTTCTCAATAGCCTTTCTAGCTGAATGGCGTATTACGTAATACAGTCTGTTATGTAGTTTCAAAAACTCAGAAATAAAGTGCAGAAGTTCCACCTACACTACTTCCTCCTCCTAAAAGCTGTGGGGTttacagtttgtttttaaattaaagactttttccccttttacttCTCACTATGACAAAGCCTCTCCATGAAAAAGGCAAACTGTGAAGCCAAcattatgaatttattttatcctGGGCAGTCATTTTGGGATTATGTGAAGTTTCTCTGTCAGTCAAACAAAAGCTCAAGAATGACTGTGCTAAGGTTGCCCAGGAAGATTTACTTTGGCTTCCTTGTGCACCTGCATTACATAAGAATTGAAGTTTGGTCAACTAACAACTGCAGTTGCatagggagagaaaaatatcctCATGCATGTTCCtgagtaatggttttaaagaCATCTGTTATTAACTCAGCTTCACAAAGGGCTCTTGTTTCATGATGCGATGAATTTTACGCTCTCagacattttcccattttttcaaGAATCTGAGGAAAGAAGGAACTGTGACCTCCCCCAAGACTTGAAACTGGACTGTTCTTAGCAAAAAATACTACATCAGGTTATTGCTTTGCTTCCTATGCTGGTCAACAAAATCCTGTTATATCAGCATTTATGCAGCTGGGGGCACTAAAGAGTTTGTTATGATAATTAATTCTGTCCCTAGTATGTGTTACAACAGTATAATATACAGTACTGGGCTGGtacaagagagaaaatgtcaCCGTGCCTCTCTTTTTGAAACAGGATTGCAGCCTACAAACCATCCCTTCTAGGTCCATTATCCTACGGGGATCCCTTGCTGCCCACCTACAAGCAAAAATCAAGGctgtcttgcaaaaaaaatttaaaaatctaaccATTTGTGTCTTAGTTTTAAGTTTCTCCTCTACATTTATGTAAAAATGACCTAAATAAAAATCCAaggatgtatttaaaatttctaGACTGATACTAGAGTATGCGCTCACAAATCATCCTGAATAATTACTCCGCATTCGTTgatgattttctcttttcactaACCTTGCCTGAAACAGTCACAAAGGTCTGAGATGTATCAACCAGTGCCCGTCTCTGCATTTCTGGTGTTCGAgtccccttttctctttcttccacagATATTTTGTCAATCTCAATCCTTTTTGCACCAATGCTTTctagttcatttttattttgcttttttgcttctaTTGCTTCTTTGCGTGCtctttcttgttccttttcctcctgttctttttttatttgttcatcACTCTCCTTCTGTTCTCTGTCCTCTTTAGATTGCTGTAGCTTTTCtttgtgttccttttctttctgttcttcttttgctttttgttcttgttcttctttttcttgcttaagtctctctttctgttcttcttgtTGCCTCTCACGAAGTTCTTTTTCCCGTCTGTTTTTCTCTAACAGAGCAGCAGTTTCTGCATGTACAcgacttttttcttcttctgtcagAATGCTCTTTGCATCACGTAATGGTTTTGTGGACCGGTCTGGAATTATTCGTCCATTCTCAACAGGCTGGCTGTCACTGACTGTACTTTCAGATTTTGGTCTGTTATCATCAGGGATTTTTAGCAAAGGCTTTTTAGTACGATCAACCTGTAAAAGTGTAGAACATCAGTTCACTACAGCTATTACTGCTCTGTTAGCTAAGCTTTTTCTAAATGAGATTTGTAAGAGAATAAAGATGATATAAAGTTGACTTCTGCCAGAGAGATAATGAACTTTCAATTTtagtaaattaaatttgatAATTCAAATTGCTTGTTAGTGAAAGTAGGTATTCACTTAACTTACAGATGTGAGATAAGAATCAACAAGCCCTACAGAACCATAAGGACAACATTAAGCACTGATTACTACAACTCTTTATTTTCAAGCTTTCAAAGGTGAATATTTTAGGGCAATCAGGCAGCCTCATCTGGGCTTGGCTCTCTCAATCATGTGACATAGCATGTGATTGAGGCAGATCTGCTTGATGAGGAGAGGTATTTAAGAATGGCTTATGCTCAGACCTAGGAGAGCAAGTTGGTTTTGATGCTGAAGTGGAAGTTCTGGAGAAATAAAAGCTAGTCTAGTTCAGGGAAGAACAGAAATAGTGGCCTTTTTTAGTAGTCTAGGGTCCCTTGGCTGAAATCTGTGTTAAAGGCAGCATCCAGAAGGGTGAAAGTGAAGATTTTGACTTTAGCTTTAtctctgaaggaaaacattatttcagtgCAAGGACTCTACAAAAGGTGTCTTTAGAAAGTTTTATCCCcatgaaaggaagaaacaaatcCTTAGACTCTCACTACTAGGCCAAGAGTGACAAGCCACCTAAATCTCTTATTATTTGAAAGAAGATACAGTCACTTGGAATAGCCAAGGTAAGCCATGGCCCAAGTGCCCTCCCTATATTTTATCATGTGTACATTTTGAGTGGAAGAGTTTGCTTATAAACTTTCTGAATGAATTATCAATTGCTGACCTTCAATATCTCAGGTGCTCAAatcaaatattaatgaaaagctTTGCAATTATGTTAAGTATATCCAGCTTTGTAAAGTTCTGtagattatttcacagaccaCCAGTAGCCTCTATACCAATATACCTGCATACAAGCCTTAAACAAATACTGAGTATGTTTCTTTGTGGATTTAGGCTTCTGTCTGTGGTGGGTCTTTAGTAGATGAACCATACActaactctggaaaaaaaaagaaatacagcttaCCTCAGGGATACTTCTTGTAATCGATACTGGATTAACTACAACTGAACTGTCGGATTTTGGAACAGCAGCATCCTGTACATTTGGTCTGTTAAGTGATTTTAGTCTCTCTTCCAAATTATCTCCTGTTTCTTCATTCTCAATCACTTGTGCTGGAGATGGCTTTACAGCAACAACAGGTGGAAGAGGAGCTGGCTCTTCCAGAGATGGATATGTAAAATCCACTttaggagaggaggggagaggagttAAGCATGAGCGAGCTcttaaaaacacaaaagcaaaataacccTCATGTTCCACCAGACCCCAAAGTTTAGATACAAGATCTAGCCCAGAACAAGGCCATCCCAAACATGTTTGAATAAATTAAAGACACATCCAGTAACTATAAACacttgaggaggaggaggggtgtCATCCTTTATACTTACAAGAAACAGTCACAGCTTCACTCCTGCTATGCTGGGGTGGAGTTACTTTAGCATTTGTTGTGTActggggaaaacaaaggagCCAGTTTTCATAACCTCCTTCTAGAACTAAAGGTTCATTCTGCAGTATAGTTTTGCTTTCCCactataagaaaaaatattgaaatgatgttatttaaaaacagagaagaaacttTAACATCTTACAATTTTCTGTGTCTAGTCATTATGTTGAAACAGGttatttctgagatttttcaATAAGAATTAAACGAGCTGGGGAACAGGGATCCTCTTTGTGTTTGGAGAATGCCCAACACAGTGAGGTTCCTGGCTCTACCTACAACAGGGTCTGAATATTTCCAATACACACAGAACCACTTACTGCTACTTCAGGTAACAATCCttcatgcagaaaaatatttttattgtaatatttgcttctgtttcttatCAGATAGGTTTACTGAGTGATTAGGGGTATTGGCTTTAGAAAGCATAATGTTAACTTTCTGAAAAACCCTTATGAGTTCAGGTTCCAGACTGGCCTCGTGCTGAGGTCCTCAGTATTAGAACATGAACAAGGCACAGAGGTTCAGAGAATATTCTGTAAAGCAATAAATAGAGAGAACTGCCTGAACCACCTCTGAACCCCAGTCTTGAATGCTTAGGTAACAGAAAGATGTGCAGTCTTTCACAAGAGCCACCTATATAAAGGGTAGGGACAACATAGCCATAGCCAGAGTTCTGACTTGAAAATGTTGAGTGTCTGCTTCGTGCTCAGTCTGTGGACTCCTTCCACTGATGAAGCTCAAATTTAAATTAACGTTTCtctaaaagttattttcaataATACACAAAAGTTAACTatgttcaaaatatttctgggaTCTCCTTTGATAAAATTATTCCATTCTATAAAGTGCCTGGCTGATAGGACTGCAAAGAGGCTAGGCTTCTTCAGCCTGCCTATGCAGGTGGCCAGCCAGTGCCTATGAATAAGGAATTACTGTTGCCAACACAGAGAAGAGAGTGACAATGTTTCTGGCAAACAGAACTAAGTGCTCTCCCAAATGACACTGTTGGCCAAGAACTCTTAAGTTTATGAGCTAGCTGTTGAGGAGGGGAGTTGAATCATTCTGCTGTTTACCTATTTAATACATTATACTGTCCTCTACTAGAGCCAAAGCATGGGAATCTGAGACTTCAGACCACACTTCTGCTTatcaaaataagcagaaaactGAACCAAGATGTTTGCTTAAAGTGTCATTAAGTCCTCCATATACTTTGTAATTATAGGTGCTTTAAGACCTTCTTTTTTATTGAGATGAATTAAtataaaacacagaatttgCCAACCTTAAAAAGTGCATCTTTCAGGCTCTGAAGAGTTGTTCCTAGCTTTAAGTCTTCAGCAGAACTAGACCAGTCTAGCAGTACAACGTAATCAAAGTGTCCCCTCCTCTTCCATGGATCTCTAGAATCCTCTGGGAGTCTAGCTTCAATCCAGTTTGTAGTAACTCTGAAATGTATAAACATGCATTTAAAGACAAATGTACAAGTAACATTTTGTCCAACATTATATAATCCATATTATGTTTATGTGCTTGGATAAAATAAGTATGCTCTGGCTTGAAGTCAGTACATGCAAGAACAGAGCTGTCCAGATAAGTCTCACCCACTTGTATACATCAAGGATTCTGAAACTAAGTGTACAAGctttaaaagatcttttttcagttaatttataaatttataaaattaaatatttcactaTCATTTAAGTTTATTTCATACCCAGGACTGATAGCTTCTTCTGGAACACTGATAGATCTTGGAATACAGGATTCCTGATAATCCTTCAATCTTCGAGCATCCATTATAATCAATTCAATATTTTTGTCCGACATCATTGCAAACAGTTTCTCAGCTGTGATGGCTCCTTGAAATACAGAAGCTATTAGATGCAAAAAGCTACATTATAAATGGAGATAACTATGATCACATCTGACTGGTGCAATGAAGACTGCAAACAGATGAAACGGAACAGAAAACTCCCACAAAGTCATGGAAGTGAGACgctataaaataaacatattggTCCTTTTGCTCCTACTACTGTAGTGATTAGCACCTGATCTGCTGAATTAGACAATACTGAACACTTCAGTGATAAACTAGTTTAACTTTTTGTGGTCTCATTTATATCAAGCTATATAGGCAAGCATTTGTAAACTACATACTGCAGATGTTCCTCTTCAGTTAAGAGCTCTAGAGAacattttcacatatttattacaggaacaaaacccagaaggttgggaggggaaaggaaaaacttcttaTTTAACTGAGAAAGCTGACGCATTTCAGCCTTgcctaggttttttttttaatcagttgaGGAGAcgtttttcttt
Coding sequences:
- the USP8 gene encoding ubiquitin carboxyl-terminal hydrolase 8 isoform X4, translated to MPAVASVPKELYLCTSLKDLNKKTEIKPEKTSTKSYVQSALKIFKAAEESRLDRDEEKAYILYMKYVTVYNFIKKRPDFKQQQDYFHSILGPTNLKKAIEEAERLSDSLKLRYEEAEVRKKLEERDRQELQKKQEPKDDGKSSAKNSSESAVDSKGKSQRFNGERKHSLERKDQSDSLSASVFQGAITAEKLFAMMSDKNIELIIMDARRLKDYQESCIPRSISVPEEAISPGVTTNWIEARLPEDSRDPWKRRGHFDYVVLLDWSSSAEDLKLGTTLQSLKDALFKWESKTILQNEPLVLEGGYENWLLCFPQYTTNAKVTPPQHSRSEAVTVSLDFTYPSLEEPAPLPPVVAVKPSPAQVIENEETGDNLEERLKSLNRPNVQDAAVPKSDSSVVVNPVSITRSIPEVDRTKKPLLKIPDDNRPKSESTVSDSQPVENGRIIPDRSTKPLRDAKSILTEEEKSRVHAETAALLEKNRREKELRERQQEEQKERLKQEKEEQEQKAKEEQKEKEHKEKLQQSKEDREQKESDEQIKKEQEEKEQERARKEAIEAKKQNKNELESIGAKRIEIDKISVEEREKGTRTPEMQRRALVDTSQTFVTVSGKSQREPLMRARSEEMGRIIPGLPAGWAKFLDPITGTFRYYHSPTNTVHMYPPEMAPSSTPPSTPPTHKPKPQVTVEREREHSKLKRSYSSPDITQAIQEEEKKRIPVTPAVNRDNKPVCYTKAEISRLSASQIRNLNPVFGGSGPALTGLRNLGNTCYMNSILQCLCNAPHLADYFNRNLYQDDINRSNFLGHKGEVAEEFGVIMKALWTGQYKYISPKDFKITIGKINDQFAGYSQQDSQELLLFLMDGLHEDLNKADNRKRYKEENNDHLDDFRAAELAWHKHKQLNESIIVALFQGQFKSTVQCLTCHKKSRTFEAFMYLSLPLASTSKCTLQECLRLFSKEEKLTDNNRFYCSHCKTRRDSLKKIEIWKLPPVLLVHLKRFSYDGRWKQKLQTSVDFPLETLDLSQYVIGPKNNLKRYNLFSVSNHYGGLDGGHYTAYCKNASKQRWFKFDDHEVSEISASSVKSSAAYILFYTSYEQRAVDMAT